The DNA region ACTCTAGTTTTTCAGTGCCTACTATCTTTATTGGGGGCAATCACGAATCAATGAGACATCTAATGAAGTTGCCTTATGGAGGTTACGTAGCAAACAACATATATTATTTGGGCTACTCCAACGTTATTTGGTTTAAGGGGATTAGAATCGGTTCTATAAGTGGTATATGGAAGGAGTGGGATATTGAAAAGCCAAGACCTGCATGGAATGACCTAGAAAGAGATCATTGGAACACCAATATTAGATCATTATATCACGTAAGAAAGCAAGATCTGATACCTTTATTCATGTTACGGGAGAAAACCGATATTATGCTTAGTCATGATTGGCCAAATGGTGTAGTAGGGTATGGAAACGTCAATGATCTGCTCAGGAAGAAACCTTTCTTCAAAGGTGACATAGAAAAGGGGGAACTCGGTAGTGATCCCAATTGGAAACTACTAAAGAAGTTGACACCAGAATGGTGGTTAAGTGCCCATTTGCATGTGAGATTTGAGGCTATTGTACGACATAACGGCTTGAATCGAGAGCTAAAGGAGAATGAACAAGTTGGGCTTAAGGAAAATGATTCAGCACTTCCTCGTTATGATGCTGAACGAACTGCTGTCAACAGAGAAACGTCTACCGATTTTAATCatgtcaaagaaaaaaatgaggAAGAGATAGATCTTGACTTATCCGATGACGAGAGTATAGAGCCAGAGGCAACCCTCCACAACAGTGAAACTAAGTTTCTCGCATTAGACAAGTGCTTACCCCATAGGGAATGGCTTGAAGTGATTGAAATAGATGCCGACACATCTCATCCTTCATGGACTCAAAAAGGTATGTTTTGGGATGCCGAATttataaataatttgaaattccTCGAGAAGTAtaaggaagaaattatgCAGAAACCATTCACTGATCTTCAATGGTCAACGTTAATAGATGAAAGAGCCAGTGAATACACAGCCGATGCCTATAATGACATAGACTTGAAAATTCCTCGCTATTCCCCTGGCATACAGAAGAGGGAAAACGAACAAACTTCAATGTTTTTAGGGAAATTTCTGAACCATTGATTGAATATCTTTTGCCACATAGAGAATATATGGTTATAATGAAAGGGCTTGcttctgaaatttttctagCAATCGACGTAAGTAGTCAGTATCCGCAAGGGATGGTTGACTCATCATTATATAACGTCACTTATTTTAGTAAGTTAGAACAACTACTTAGCAGCTCTAAGAATCAGTATTGATTAAAACTTTTTAATgcattcttttttttattatgaCCATGAATCTCCTTCATATATGGCATGGCGCCTTTAGGAACAGTCGTGACATTTCGAAAACGCCAAACTCCTCTGACACAAGATTTTATATGAGCTTAAACGGATACAAAACTACGAGAAAAAGATAATTCGCTTTCTGTAACACCCTATAGTGGCCAGAGTAGTCTGTCCAAGAAAGGTCTGCTCGAAGGCGTGGTTTTTATTGTGTGGAAGATTTATACCTTCGAAGGTCCGATAATTGGAATTGATACATAAGTATTCCGAATATTTATAGAATGTGATATCCAAAAATGGGATGACACAAGTaaaagtaaataaataaataaataaataaattttccatataAAAAACTTCAAGCtcaaccaaatttttatgTGAATTGTTGCTGCATACTGATGCAGTTTGTAGCACCTTCTTTCTGAAAAGGTTGCATATTAGCGTTGT from Kazachstania africana CBS 2517 chromosome 5, complete genome includes:
- the DBR1 gene encoding RNA lariat debranching enzyme (similar to Saccharomyces cerevisiae DBR1 (YKL149C); ancestral locus Anc_5.254) — protein: MTGRPKLRIAIQGCCHGELDNAFRAVARRNRESKIDLLIILGDFQSMRNKNDMNSISIPQKYRRMGDFSKYYHGNSSFSVPTIFIGGNHESMRHLMKLPYGGYVANNIYYLGYSNVIWFKGIRIGSISGIWKEWDIEKPRPAWNDLERDHWNTNIRSLYHVRKQDLIPLFMLREKTDIMLSHDWPNGVVGYGNVNDLLRKKPFFKGDIEKGELGSDPNWKLLKKLTPEWWLSAHLHVRFEAIVRHNGLNRELKENEQVGLKENDSALPRYDAERTAVNRETSTDFNHVKEKNEEEIDLDLSDDESIEPEATLHNSETKFLALDKCLPHREWLEVIEIDADTSHPSWTQKGMFWDAEFINNLKFLEKYKEEIMQKPFTDLQWSTLIDERASEYTADAYNDIDLKIPRYSPGIQKRENEQTSMFLGKFLNH